Below is a genomic region from Nitrospira sp..
ATGCGGAGCGCGGGGGTCGTGCTCAATGACTTGGCGGATCGAACCGTCGATCGGGAGGTGGCGAGGACAACTTCTCGACCGTTGGCCTCCGGAGAACTGTCGTTCCGCCATGCCTGCTTGCTGGCCAGTCTGCTGCTCGGTGCGGCGTCGGCCCTGGTCCTGACGCTCAATCAGCTGACGCTGCTGTTGAGCCCCGTCGCCGTGCTGTTGGCTGCCCTCTATCCGTTCGCCAAGCGGGTCGTCCATGTTCCGCAAGCGATACTGGGCCTCGCCTTCGGCTGGGGGACGATCATGGCCTGGGCCGCGTCACGCGGGGCGGTGGAGAGCCCGGCATGGCTGCTCTTCGGCGCCACGATCTGTTGGGCAATCGGCTACGACACCATCTATGCGCTGCAGGACCGGGAGGACGATCGGCGAATCGGGGTGAAATCCTCCGCGCTGTTCTTCGACCGATGGACCTGGCTCGCGGTGGCCACGTCGCTCGGGGGGATGTTGAGCTTCATGACGCTTGCCGGCCGGCTTACAGGGATTGGATGGAGCTACTACGCCTCGCTCGCTATCGCCGCCGGCCTGTTCGCCATACAGATTGTGGAATTGACGGGATCGATCTCGCCCGCGCGAGCCTTCACGCTGTTTCATCGGCACGTGTGGATCGGGTCGGGAATTCTGGTCGGAATGCTCGCAGGATTTCTCTGGTGAGCAGATGCACGTCAGACGGCAAGTCCGGCCATCCGCCATGCGACACGGCGCCGGGTGAGGCGGACCAGGGTTGTCGCCTCTTGAGTGGTCTCAGCTGCCCGGCTTGTCGCTCGGAGGTTCGGTCTTCGGCGCACGCAACGTGTTGAGGTACATGACCACGGCCTTGGCATCCGCGTCACTCAACCCCAGTGCCGGCATTCTGGTTTCCGGCTTCATGGCTTGCGGATTCTTCACCCAGCGATAGACCCACGTGCCGTTGAGACGGAAGCCCGCGCGATCCAATGCCGGACCGACCTTTCCGCCTTCCTCTGCGAGGCTGTGGCAACCGTTGCAGCCGTATTTGTTTGCATACAAGTTCTTGCCGACCTCCGCCAACTTCGCGATCTGATCAGGCTTCACCGTCAAGTCCGGCCTCGGCACGTTGACGCCCTTACCGGGCCTGGTCGAGAAGTTGTTCAGCGCGACCTGTGCGTTGTCGAGATCCTTTTTCGCCTGGGTCATCGCGGCCTGTTCCTTCGCATAGGAGGACTCGTCGACATCCACGTCCTTCTTCAATTGCGCGCTCTTTTTTTCAGCCTCGTCGCTCGCCTTCTTTTCGGCGGCATCGTAGGCTTGCTTGGCTTGATCGAACTTGGACTGCGCGGCTTGTAGCGCGTCTGCAAGTTCCTTCTTGCGTTCCTCGACTTTGAACTCCAGCTTCATGCCGTGCAGGGTGCGGACATAGCCCACGATGGCCCAGATTTCATCTTCCGAGAGCGTGTACTTGAACGTCGGCATGGTCGGGACGGCGAATTCGTCGTCGCCGATCTTGTCGCCGCCCGGACTCGTGTCCTTCATGTCGCGTGAAATGGTATTGAAGATATCCTCGTCCTTGAATGTTCCCATCTCGGATTTATTGGACAGGTCCTTCGGCTTGGGATCGGGCATGGAGGACCAGTTGAAGCCTTCGTTCTGACGGCCGTGTTCGCCGTGACAGTGCAGGCAGTAGTGGGCATAGAGCTCCTGCCCTTTCTTCTGCTGCTCGCTCGCGCATCCGCCGGCCACCAGAGCCCAGACCCCCATCAGGCCGGCCACCGCTCCCATGACTTGCAGCCTTGCCGACTTCATGCTGACTGCCCTTTCTTGAGTTTTCGGATCAGGACGAACTGGAATCCAACGGCCAGCGCGATGGCCATCGCCGCGTAGAGATAGCCGGAATAGTCGGCGGGCGGCTCGGCTCGGAAATACCACCAGGACGAGACGGCCTTCTGCGACCCCTTCTCACGCAATTCTCCGCTCGCGTCCTTTTGTCCGTCCCAGACGGCGAACGCGATGTTGATGAATTCGCCGGGCTTCACCTGCGCGTCTTCGTCGGGATGCTCGGTCGCCAGCGGACGTGAAAACACCACCTTCCAGGTGCCGTTCGCATAGACGCCCTTGGCTTTGACATCCTGATGCGGTTGCGCCTTCAACGTGCCGAAGCCCATGGCGCTCATGTCGACGGCCTTGTTCTCTTTGTTCTTCCAGAACCAGATGTTGACCGGCCCCCCTTCGACCTGAGCCATCGGCTGGCCGTGCGCGAAGTGCGCCTTCTTGTCGCCGACCATGAATTCCAGGGCGGCCGCGTCGTCCGGATCCTGCGTGGGATCGGCATATTCCAGGAGAAACGCCACCTGCGTTCCATCGTGCAGCGCGCGAATCTTGACGTCTTTCACCGTCGCTTCCTGGATGCGGTTCTGCCAATGGACCTGCGGGGACATCGGAAATTGCGAAACCGGTGCGCTGGTCCAGACGGCTGAGTCCGGATCTTCCGCCGGAAGCGTGCCCTTGACCATCGGAGCCCGTACCGCCACGCTTTCCTGGGCGAAACCTACCGTCGCGCCGCACAGGACCATGACGGCCGCAAGCAGCGCCGCCTCGCCCTTGTGCCACTGTGTCTTCCGCTTTGCCGATTTCATGCTGTCCTCGTTTCGCGGCAGCCGGAGCCGCCGGTCTATTCCCAGGTACGAGGCGATTGATGCGCCCCGTCGTACTCGCCCATGATGATCTTCCAGATCCATTCGTCCGGGAGCTCGACTTCCCAGCGCGGCATGGCGGACTTCCAGGGCATCCCTTCAATGGGAAGCCCCACCCCGCCCTTCTTGATGCGCCAGAACAAGTAGCTCTCCTGCAACATCGCGATCGTCGTCGGATCCGAAAAATTCGCCGGAGGCGGATTGAAGCCACGGGCCGCCGGTCCTTTGCCGTCGAATTGTCCCCCGTGACAGGGGGAGCAGAAGGCGGCATAAAAGCCCTTACCCTGCATGATGTTTTCCGGGGTCTTGGGAACCGGGTTCGACAAGCCCGTATACTCGCCGGGCGGAGCGGGGTGAATCGTCCGGTTCTCGGCAGGCGGCTGATCGCTCGGCGCCGTGCTGCCGTAGGTCTGCCATCCGACCAGGAGCGGAAAGAGAATGAGAATGCCGTAGCGAAGCATCTGCAGCCCGCCGATGTTCTCTCCGGTCAGAAACCGCTGGATCGGCCCCCAAAATGCGTCCTTCGACTCTCCGCTGAGCGTCGCAAAAATCACGATCCCGGAACTCACCAGCATCAGATAGAGGAAAATGAGACTGGACGGCAGCGGAGCCGAGCCCGGCATGTTGGGCACGATGAACTTCAGCACCAGATAGACCGCGACCAGCAGGATGATTGGCTTGACCAGCGCCCCTCCCATAATGCCTCCTCAGTGCGCTTTCGCGACGGCGACAGGATCCGATTCCCCGGCCTTGACGGGAGCCGCGGGAGCCTGTCCCGGCACTTCGAGTTCGGACGGATTTACGGAAATCGGTTCTCCGCTCATCTGCTGCAGGAACGCGATGACGGACAGAATCTCATTTTTCGTCAGACCGATGGGATTCCGGTTGATATAGGGCATTCTCGCCGGATACTCCTTCGGCAGGCCCTCATGCCGATAGTCCAGATAGATGTAGGCCTGCGGCTGCGTCAAGCTCTCGAAGATGAACTCCCGGCTCAGCTTGGCTCCGATTCCCTTGAGGTCCGGGCAACGGGCCGATTCGCTGGGGCCGATCGAGTGGCAGAGCGCGCACTGCCCCTTGCTGAAGAAGATCTTCTGGCCGATGGCCGCCATGTCCGTCGGGGTCTTGACGGTCGCGATGTCGAATTTCTCTTCCGCGGGCGGCAACGAAGCCATTTGCGGAACGGCGAGCGCGACCAGCGAGAAGAGCCCGAGGACGATCGCCACGAACCCGATGACGCGGGCGAATTGCGCGCGGACAAAGAGCAGGATAACGATCCCCACCCCGACGACGCTCAGACCGATCAACTGCAGCTTGACTACTTCACTCATAGAGTCCCCGAATTTTTAGTGTTTAGTTTTTAGTTCTCAGTTTTTCGAACTCAGAACTAAAAACTCAAAACTCGTCACTCTCATCACCCGCGCTCCGAGTGATGAGGCGATCCGCCTGCCATCGCCGGCATACCGTGCGGCAACGCTCCTTTGGCCGCCTCGCCCTGTCCTCCGGCCTTGCCCTTGTCCCCCATCGTCGCGACCCAGAAGATGAAGGCCACGAGAAGACAGAACAAGAACGTGTTCAACGCCATGAAGGCCGCGGCATAGCCGAGGGCCGGAGAAAAGGCGTATTGAGACGAATCCCGCATGACACCGTAGATGTGCCAGTGCACTCTGGAGGACGACCGGGCATAGCCCATCAGCGTCATGAGCAGGATGACCATCACCGCGTTCAAGACCAACGCGTAGCCCGCGCGCGGAGGCATGCGGCCCCATACCATTTCGGTGGTGGTCTTGGCGCTTTTCAGCAGGAGCGCGGTCAAGGGCGTGATCGTCAGCATGACGAACAGCACGATGAGCACCTGCGAGGTCGAAAAGTAATTGATGCGGATGATCGCCGGCACGAAATAGCCCCATACGCCGAGTACGATTACGGCAATACCTGCAAGCACGAGCACTCCACCCATGACCGACTTCGCCACCTTGGCCCACGTGGCCGTTTCCTGTTTTCCCGCCCGCCAATACATAATAAAACTCATGAATGTGACAAGAATCATGAGATTGGCCACCGTCATCTTGGCCGACATGACGCCGAACACCCCGAGCAGCGGATGGTGCGTGCCGCCCATTTTGCGGGCTTCTTCCAAGCTGGCGACGAGCGAGTGCGGTGTCATCCACACTCCCAAACACAGGAGCAGGATGACCAGCATCGTCATGATGGGTTTGCGGTACCTCATTTCCGAACCAGGGATGCGGTGCGTAATACCGAGCCAGAAATAATAGTTGGAGCCAAGGAACAGAACCCCGATCAACATGGCCTGTAGAATAAACAGCCAGGAGAGGAATCCGCCCATCAGGGTGATGCCCATCTGCTGGTTGTATTGGTAGATTTCCCGCATCAGCCAATAGCCGGCGAACGGAAGGGGCAGCAGTCCGAAGACTCCGATGAAGTTGCCGACATAGCCCATCCAGTCGTAGTGGTCACGCTCTTCCGCATTCCGGGCCGCCAGATACCGGATGCCGGCGTAGGCGCCGCAAATGTACCCCCCGAGCACGACGTTGGCGATCAACCGGTGGATGTTCACGGGCCACCAGGTGGGATTCCAGGTGGCAGCCCAGGCGCGCTGCAGGTCCGTCCCTTCGGAGATCACGACGGGGCTCGCTTGGAAGGTCGCCCAGGAATTGGGGACGATCATGATGAAAAACGCGAAAAGATTGAGCAGGAAACCGAGGAAAATATGAAACGTCTTCTTCCCGCCGTCCTGCATCGCATCCCAACCGTACCAGTAGAGGTACAGGGTCGCGGTCTCCAGCAGGAACAGGATGCAGTAGAAAATGAAGGAGGGGAAAAAGATATCCGTCAGGTAGTTCATCAACTTCGGGTAGAACGCGATGAGCAGGAACAAGAGGATGCCCCCGAACAGCGCCGTAGTCGCGTAGGAGGAGGTCAACAGTTTGGTGAATTCCTTGGCCAGCTTATCGTACCGCTTTTCCCCGCTCTTCCAGCCGACGACTTCGCAGAGCCAGGCAAAAATCGGCACGCCTAACACGAAGCCGGCGAGCAGAAGATGGAGTTGCGCGATGACCCAGACGATGTTGCGGCTCCCGATGCCGGGTATGTCCCTGTACTCGGTCGCCGCCGCCGGAGTATCCGCCGCGACCCCGAACGAAGGAAGGGCCAGGAGGCCCACGGCGACCATGAGCCCGGCGAGGACTCCGCGAAGACCACCGGTGGTCCGAAGGACCCGCTGAATCGATGCGCCGCCGAATTGCATGGCACTCACCTCATCTCTGGGAATCATTACGGTTTCTTCGCAGGTGACGCGTCCTTGTCCTTCCCTGCCTTGCCTTTTGCTTTGCCTTTATCCGCTTCCGCTTCGGCCTTCTCGGTCTTCTGCTTTTCCAACGCGTCGACCTGTGCCGAGAGCTGGGCGATGACTTTTTCGTTCTTGGCCAAGCTCTCGAGCGGCCTCAAGGGCGGCTCGACCTTGACCTCCGGCTTCTTGCAGCATTCGTGAGGATGAGGAGTCGTAACGGGCAATGCCGCCCAGAACAGCACCGACAAGACCGCGCCGGCGCCGGTCAATGCCGTCAGCATCAAGCCCTGATCGGCCGGGACGCGCATCAAATCCCATCGCGTAATCAGCCCCTGGTAATTTTCTGAAACGGATGGGGTCGCCTGGGCCATGCCCCGGATCAATCGACCGACGAGGGACACGCCGATCAGCAACAGGATGATCAGTACCGCGCTCGCGACCGAGCCCCACAAGGCCAGCTCGATGCTGATCCGCTCGGCCACGGGTACCGCTTTCAGCAATTCCAGCTCCATGAGGGCATGCGCGATCGCAATGCTCGTCGAGGTGACGGCGCTCACGATCATCCAGAGAATCGGAAGGAACACCGCCCCGACCAGCGCGCTCTTCCACCAGAGCGTCATGCCCAGACTGTCCGGCGGCTCACGCCGGAGTCGTTCCAGGAAAAAGGTGCGGCCGACGACGCCGAGGGCCCAGATGTCGATGGGAATGGAGAGCAGGAACAGCAGACCGATTCCGGCGCCCTCGCCGATGTGCGAATCGAGCCCCATCGTAATGATCGGAAGGGCAAGAACCGTCACAGGGCTGGCCAGCAGCATGATGAACGCCAGGCCGAGGCGCCCTTCGAAATGCATCAAGCCCATGGCCAGGAACACCAGCACAAAGGCCAGCTTGAAGGGAAGCGCGGTCCAGAATGCCGGCCACAGGACCCCAAGCCCGATTTTCGTTGGAGACAAAGATTCGCGTTCGTCGGCCATGGTAGCTCGTGGGACTGACAGGCTCAGTCCAAAAATTCCCGGTTGATGATGGCGGAGACTGTAAACAGCAGAATGGACACCATGACGACGATCCAGCCGATCAAGGCGATCGGACGCTTGAAGATATTGCGCTCCGGGTCCCTGTCGATGAAGGGCAAGGCGGCCAGCAAGGCCATGAAGGCCCCCGGCAAGGCGATGGCGCCCAGAAACTGTCCGAACTCCCCTGCGAAGATTTTCAGCCTGAGCAATTGGAACAGGAACAGGAAGTACCACTCCGGCTCCGGATGGTAATCGCCGGGATCAGGGGTCGCCTCCTCAAGCAAGACCACCGGCTCCCAGAAGGCCAACGCACAGATACTGGCGAATACCACCGCCATCCCGACGATGTCCTTCCAGATTTGGCGGGGAAAGAAATAGTCCGTCTTCGCCTTGAGCTCTTCCGGGGTGCCCCGAAACGGCCCGGCCGGTCCCGCCGACCTGAAGAGGAACAGATGAAGCCCGGCAAGCCCCATCAAGGCGGCAGGCAGGATCATGACGTGAATAACGAAGAACCGGCTCAAGGTCATCTGTCCGGGGGTCGGCCCTCCCTTGAGAAAGCGCGCCATGAAATCGCCGAGGAGCGGCGTCTTGTCCATGATCTCCACGCCAACGGTCGTCGCCCAATACGCGCGCTGGTCCCAGGGCAACAGATAGCCGGTGAACCCGAACCCCATGACGATCCCGAAGAGAGCCAAACCGACCAGCCAAATCATTTCACGCGGGCTCTTATAGGCGCCCCAGAGAAACACCTGCGACATGTGCGCGAAGACACAGACGACCATCGCGGTCGAACCCCAGAAGTGATAGCTCAGAAGGAACCAGCCGTAATCGACGTCATGAATGATGTACTGGGTGCTGGCATAGGCGTGATCGGCGGTGGGGACGTAATAGAACATCAGCAGAATGCCGGTCACCGCCTGCATGATGAAGATGAAGAGCAAGACCGATCCGAACACGTAGGCCCAGCGCGAACCGCCTGGAACCGGCTCGTTCAGCATCTTGGCCTGCAACTGCTTCAACCCGACGCGCTCGTCGATGAAGGCCACGACTTTTTCGATGGCGGTCGGCTGGCTGCTGGGTAGAGAGGAGTGTGCCATGGTCAGATGATCCGGATTTGTGATTTCGTGCCGGCCTTGAATTCCATATCGATGATTTGGACCTCCCCCCCCGCCGACACGCGGATCGGCAAGGCGTCCAGAGACCGGGGCGCCGGTCCATCGAGAACCTTTCCGGAGGCATCGTAGATGCTCAGATGGCAGGGACACAAGAAGACCTGTCCGAGCACCTTATGCTGCCGCCACTTGTACCCGCAACCGAGATGGGGACACTTGCCCGAGAAGGCGACGTAGGGAATCTCTTTCTTGTTGGTCCAGATCGGCTTGCCCAAGGCGTCGCGAAATTCCATGTCCTTGCCTTGATAAACTTTCTCGAGGACGGCCGGCGTGCCTTTGAGAATCCAGACGTTCTTCTCGATCTCGGATTCCGGCATGTACGCTTCCTTGACCTTCTTCTTGTACTTGAACTGGACCCCGATGTCGTCCTGTTTGATCTTGCCGATATTCCCGATGCTCAACCAGCCGTTGTCGAAGGGGGCATACATGGGCTTCATCAGGTAGCGCAGCACAGGAAAGGCGATCGGCAGCCCGATCAAAAAGCCGATCGCATGGGTGAAGTTCATGAAGAAGGTTCGGCGCTTGACGCTCTTCTCCAGTTCAGGAAGAGGGACCAGCACCTCGCCGGGAGTGACGTGGACACTATCCTCCAGATGAGGGATTTCGACTTCGTGATTGGTCACGTACTCGTCGCGCTTGAACGCCGGCAACGCCACGACCTCGGAGGACGTGGTCCTCAACTGGACGGCGCCCTCCGTCACGCTCTGCACCTGGCCCATCGCCACCTGGCGTTCGCCGTGGCCGTTCATGGACACGACGATGTGACTGATTTGGCGCGACAGCGGATCGACGATGACGCTCGCCACCTCTCCGACTTCGCGATCCGAGCAATGAACTTTCGACTTGAGTTTGGGCTGCATGCTATTTTTTCTTGATCGGCTTCGGTGTATTGACCGAGGTGTTCTTGAAGGTGACCAACCAGGTCGCCAACGCCACGACGTCCTTTTCCTCCATCAGGTCCTTGTACTTGTCCGGCATCTTGCCCTTTTCATACTCCTTCTCGAAACCCTCGGCCATCCAGCTCTTGGGATCGAGAATCTTCTGCTTGATCTCATCGGCCGACAGAAGATTACCGATGTTGTCGAGCTCGGGACCGCGCTTCTTTCCGCCTTCGCCGCGCAGCTTGTGGCAGTTGTAGCACTCCTGAAGCTGCCATTGGTCCTCACCGACTTTCAACACGTCACCCCCTGCCGCACCGGTCGTCGCCGGAGGCGCCCCGGGTCCGCCGGCGGACTGCGAGGCGGTGGCTTGATCCCCACCCAATGCCTTGATGCGCGCCGACAAGGCCTTGGCTTGCTCGTCGAGCGCCTTGGCTCTGGCTAGCAGCTCGTCGGCCTTCCCTTGCTCGGTCGCGGCCCGCTTGGGTTTTAGAATTTTTTCGATCTTCCCCTTCTCGTCCTCCGGATCGTACTGCGGCCAGAGCGAGGCGCCGGCGATGTAGACGACGCAAAGTACGACATAGAACCCCACCAGGGCGGCCAGCGCCTTCACACCGCTCAGGGGCTTGAGGGACGGAGCATCAAGCAAGATGAATACGGCCGTACCCAGCAGCGCATAGGCCGCGAACATCATTTGGAACACAGAGGGGAAGTCCAGCGCGTTCGTAATGCCGAACAACGCCCCCGCCACCACCAACCCGACCACTAGTTTCTTGATCACATTACCCATAAAAGCGGTCCTTTTCCGTTAGCAGGTCCTTCGATCAGTTCACTTCGCTCCCGCGGGCGCGGGGCTGCCTTCGGACACGTGCCCCTTGGCCTCTGTGGGTCTGAGCGTGACGAGAATGGCGAAACTGACGACGACGAAAAACGCGACGGTAATGCCCGTAATCCACCAGGCCGAGTAGGACAACGTGGGGGTGAAGGATTCGGCCGTGAAGTCCGGCAGCAGATTGTAGGTGTGGAAATATTTCCGCAGCAACGAACGGACCGCGCCCATCAGGCCCATCGTCCAGATCGCGCTGAAGGCCAGGAACACCAGGACGAACTGGGACGCAAAATCGATCTTGCCCCACACGATCGTGCCCTGGTTGATCGCTCGATTATAGATGATGTAGTTCACGATCGTGACGAACACCAACGTGAATGCCGCGGAGTTCTTCGCCGGCATGAGCGCGAGGAAATTCCAATCGGACGGAAGCTCCAGGTCGGCCACCAACTTGGCCCCGGTCGGCACGAACCCGTGCGGGGTGAGCCAGATCGCGTCGCCCACCACGACCATCAAAAATCCCACCTTGATCACCGTGCGAGAGGAGACGGTGATGGGGATGAACCGGCCGAGCACCATGGGCAGCAGGGCGAGAGGCACCAAAATCGCCAGCGACGTGGGATCGGGCACGGGGAAGATGGTCCAGACGTAGGTCATGACGAACGGAAGCGCCACCATCACGAGCGGAGCAAAGATGGTCATCCTCACCCGCTCCACCCCTTCGATCCGCTTCATGCTCAACCAGATGTAGTAATTGCTGGCGAGGAAGATCAGCCCGACCATGGCGCCCTGCATCTCGAAGAACATCGACAGCTGGTCCGCCATCATGTAGGGACAAATCGAGGCGTCGTAGTCACACAATTCGTACGCCAACAGATAGCCCATGAACGGAAGAAACAGCAGCGCGCCGACACCGATCAAATTCCCGACAAAGCCCATCCAATCGTAATACGACCGGTCTTCTTCCTTCTTGGACGCCATATACATGTAGGCCGCGACCAGTCCGGTGATGAATCCGCCGAACGTGACATTGCCGACGAGCCGGTGCAGATTCATCGGCATCCAGCTGTAGTTATAGATCTTGTCCCATAGCGTTGCCGTGGCCAGAAACTCGGCCGGTGAGACACCCTCTGCCTTGACCGGCGTGTTCATGAACGAGGTCGGTCCGTCGATCACGAACAGCGTGATGGTGCCGATCAGGTTGAGCAGCACTCCCAAGGCGATGTGGCGGGACTTCTTTGCTCCCTTCCAGGCATCCCACGAATAGAAGTACATGTAGAGGAGAATCGTCTCACCGATGAACAGGAGCGGATAAATGACGGCGAACAGCAGGAAGAAGTGATTGATCAGCCACGTGGTGAATTGAGGATAGGTCGCCAACAGCACGAAGATGAACAGTCCGCCGGTGAGGGCCGTCATGCTGTAGAGGATGACGGTGACCTTCATGACCTCCTTGGCCAGGCGATCATAGCGTGGGTCCTGCTTGCGATACCCCAGCCATTCGGACGTCACGACAAAGATAGGAGCGCCCAGGATGAAGGCGGCGAACAGGATGTGCAATTGCGCGACGATCCACACGGCGGTCCGGTTCCCCGTATACGGAAACTCCACCGGCGGAGCGCCCGGGGCCTGTGCGTAGGCGACGCCTCCGCACAGCGCTAGAAGCGCAAAGAAGGCCAACAGACCTCGCTGCCATGTTTTCATGATGCTCGCCGCCCTCCTCACCGTTCCGAGTGTTCGATCCAGCCGAAGTCCGTTTACTTGGCTGCGTCGGCCGCCGCGACCTTGATCTCGCCGGAGTCCGCCCACTGTTTCTTGTCGGCGTCCCATGTCTTGCCGGCGAGGCCGAAACTCCTCTCGAAGAGCACGAGCTTCCAACGGTCTTCATCGGAGAGCTTGCTCTTCCAGGCCTTCATCTTCGTATTGGGCACCCCCTCCGAGATACGCCAGAACCAGACGGAATCGGAATACAGCTTCATCCGTTCGCCGTTACGGAAGTCGCGGGCGCCGGCCTTAACGGGCTTCCCGTCTTTGCCGTGGCAGCTTGCGCAATTCACGTCGGGGTTCGTCTCACCGATAAACAATTTTCGTCCCTCTTCCACTTTCCCGGCGTCGGTCCACCAGCCGGCCGGCATGTGCTTGTCCGCATACTCGGCAGGAGCCGGAGGAGGAGGCACGACCGGTCCTTCCCCGCCGCCTTCTCCACCGCATGCGGCAACCAGCAGCCCCATGGCGAACAGAATCCCCGCCTGTCCGATTTTCATCTGCTTCATAACTGTTCCAAGCTCCTTTCTTCCTGTCTCAATCCCGATGACGCCAAAAGAAACAGACGCCAATATCAAAGGCGAAAAAAAGACGCTTTTACTGAGGCTGCATCCCCCGCAAAAGCGTCAATGACAACAAAAATTCTCCTCACCCACGCGCATCTCCCGCCAAGTCAACCGACCGATTCGGCGGGGTGCACGGACGCGCCACGAACCGCCTCGGCTATTTTTTCCGCTTATCCTGCGACTTCCCCCGTTTCTGCCCCTGCTTCCTCCGCGAACGGATCAGCCTCGCTCCGACGAACCCACCCAGCGCGATCGCACCAGCTCCCAATCCCGCATAAACCCAGGTCGGAGGACGAGTCACGTCCCGGACGCACCCGCTGCCGAAATTGACCTGGATCTTCCTCTCCGCCTCCAGGTCCTTCGGATCAAACTGCACCTTTTCGTTCCGCTGCTCTCCCTTGGCCTCAATGAGCAGGGGATCGCCGAGATTGTCGTTATGCAGATGAAACGTCGCCTTGTAGTACCCTTCACCGTCGGTCTTGACGACCTGGCCGTACGACACTCTCGTGTCTTTGACCATGACGTCGACGTTCGGGCTGCCTTGTCCATCGGCTCCGCAGACAAACCCTTCAACCGTAAACCGGTGATCGGCCTCATGGGTGGCCAGAACAAGCCCCGGAGACATCACCACCACAGCTGCCAGGGTACGGCTCCACCCGAGCGGTTTCGATCTCATACCCACATCGCCGTGACGTCTCGGAAGCCCGGAACCGACGCGCTTTTCGTTGCCTGATCCGCGGCACCGGACGCCTGCAACGTCACGTTTGCTGAGACCGAGCGAACCCAATTTTGAGGTCGCCCTTTTAACACAGGGCCCCTGCTTTGTCAACGACAAGACAAGGATTTCAATCGAAAAGACGAATGGCTTTCCACTTACTTGCGCTGGAAAAATGTGAGGCGGCGCGCCGGCTGCCGCTTCGGATGACGGTAGAGGAGAATGTGTCGGGTGGAGACAGGACAGGGCCGGCTAGAGATGCCCTCTGGCTTTGGCGTCGGCGGCGATCCGCTCGATTTCCGCCCTACGTTCGGAGTCCTTCTTCGCGACCCATGCCTCCCATGATCTCCCAGTGGCTGTATCTTCGCCGGTAAAGGCGATGGACCGGATGTCGGAGTAGAGGATGTGTCGAACGCCGGGGTCAACCGTGGGAAAAAGCTCGACAGCGGGAGCAGGACCGCCGGTGTTCCGATTGAACACATAGCCTTCCAGCCGTTCGCCGGACGTCAGTTCAATGGTCACGTCGCCGCGATAGTCGAACGCCAACTCAATCGCTTCGACCAGCTCGGACGGAGAAGCAGGAAGGAACCGGCGGCCTTCGAGCGAGCCGGATCGGTCTCCGTCGCTATGGTTTTTCGTATCCGTCATTGGGA
It encodes:
- a CDS encoding cytochrome ubiquinol oxidase subunit I, whose translation is MIPRDEVSAMQFGGASIQRVLRTTGGLRGVLAGLMVAVGLLALPSFGVAADTPAAATEYRDIPGIGSRNIVWVIAQLHLLLAGFVLGVPIFAWLCEVVGWKSGEKRYDKLAKEFTKLLTSSYATTALFGGILLFLLIAFYPKLMNYLTDIFFPSFIFYCILFLLETATLYLYWYGWDAMQDGGKKTFHIFLGFLLNLFAFFIMIVPNSWATFQASPVVISEGTDLQRAWAATWNPTWWPVNIHRLIANVVLGGYICGAYAGIRYLAARNAEERDHYDWMGYVGNFIGVFGLLPLPFAGYWLMREIYQYNQQMGITLMGGFLSWLFILQAMLIGVLFLGSNYYFWLGITHRIPGSEMRYRKPIMTMLVILLLCLGVWMTPHSLVASLEEARKMGGTHHPLLGVFGVMSAKMTVANLMILVTFMSFIMYWRAGKQETATWAKVAKSVMGGVLVLAGIAVIVLGVWGYFVPAIIRINYFSTSQVLIVLFVMLTITPLTALLLKSAKTTTEMVWGRMPPRAGYALVLNAVMVILLMTLMGYARSSSRVHWHIYGVMRDSSQYAFSPALGYAAAFMALNTFLFCLLVAFIFWVATMGDKGKAGGQGEAAKGALPHGMPAMAGGSPHHSERG
- a CDS encoding c-type cytochrome codes for the protein MKSARLQVMGAVAGLMGVWALVAGGCASEQQKKGQELYAHYCLHCHGEHGRQNEGFNWSSMPDPKPKDLSNKSEMGTFKDEDIFNTISRDMKDTSPGGDKIGDDEFAVPTMPTFKYTLSEDEIWAIVGYVRTLHGMKLEFKVEERKKELADALQAAQSKFDQAKQAYDAAEKKASDEAEKKSAQLKKDVDVDESSYAKEQAAMTQAKKDLDNAQVALNNFSTRPGKGVNVPRPDLTVKPDQIAKLAEVGKNLYANKYGCNGCHSLAEEGGKVGPALDRAGFRLNGTWVYRWVKNPQAMKPETRMPALGLSDADAKAVVMYLNTLRAPKTEPPSDKPGS
- a CDS encoding cytochrome c translates to MGGALVKPIILLVAVYLVLKFIVPNMPGSAPLPSSLIFLYLMLVSSGIVIFATLSGESKDAFWGPIQRFLTGENIGGLQMLRYGILILFPLLVGWQTYGSTAPSDQPPAENRTIHPAPPGEYTGLSNPVPKTPENIMQGKGFYAAFCSPCHGGQFDGKGPAARGFNPPPANFSDPTTIAMLQESYLFWRIKKGGVGLPIEGMPWKSAMPRWEVELPDEWIWKIIMGEYDGAHQSPRTWE
- a CDS encoding cytochrome c, whose translation is MSEVVKLQLIGLSVVGVGIVILLFVRAQFARVIGFVAIVLGLFSLVALAVPQMASLPPAEEKFDIATVKTPTDMAAIGQKIFFSKGQCALCHSIGPSESARCPDLKGIGAKLSREFIFESLTQPQAYIYLDYRHEGLPKEYPARMPYINRNPIGLTKNEILSVIAFLQQMSGEPISVNPSELEVPGQAPAAPVKAGESDPVAVAKAH
- the ubiA gene encoding 4-hydroxybenzoate octaprenyltransferase; the encoded protein is MTPLTDCHPQPNAERQVPRLSWSAVARLIRLHSQTGTWLLLLPTLWSLVLAARGFPPVSLIVIFSAGSFLMRSAGVVLNDLADRTVDREVARTTSRPLASGELSFRHACLLASLLLGAASALVLTLNQLTLLLSPVAVLLAALYPFAKRVVHVPQAILGLAFGWGTIMAWAASRGAVESPAWLLFGATICWAIGYDTIYALQDREDDRRIGVKSSALFFDRWTWLAVATSLGGMLSFMTLAGRLTGIGWSYYASLAIAAGLFAIQIVELTGSISPARAFTLFHRHVWIGSGILVGMLAGFLW
- a CDS encoding ethylbenzene dehydrogenase-related protein; protein product: MKSAKRKTQWHKGEAALLAAVMVLCGATVGFAQESVAVRAPMVKGTLPAEDPDSAVWTSAPVSQFPMSPQVHWQNRIQEATVKDVKIRALHDGTQVAFLLEYADPTQDPDDAAALEFMVGDKKAHFAHGQPMAQVEGGPVNIWFWKNKENKAVDMSAMGFGTLKAQPHQDVKAKGVYANGTWKVVFSRPLATEHPDEDAQVKPGEFINIAFAVWDGQKDASGELREKGSQKAVSSWWYFRAEPPADYSGYLYAAMAIALAVGFQFVLIRKLKKGQSA